One stretch of Rosistilla oblonga DNA includes these proteins:
- a CDS encoding type II secretion system F family protein, which translates to MLTVFTIFAFISVSLFVYCLALPFCGHDSAIDRRCESLTRKSETISTESGEGGSIFRESSAERNAKRQQPLRSRLIGLLAARPDDWKRLQKLLSHAGFYRHSHLVRCIAMTYALAAAPPIALLAMAFTGGVGYGTALAAGALFGFVGLLMPQAWLGRRVRQRHVAFCKGLPDFLDLTSVCLRGGLSLHATLPQVHRELQQAHPVMGDELSIVQSEMALGSSPEAALQQFATRTGYEPLRTLSTFVTQSQKIGTELCESIKVLSETLREQREMDAEESAQKAGVKVLLPTMLLILPATFVVLAGPAAIEVCRAFSK; encoded by the coding sequence ATGCTCACCGTGTTCACCATCTTTGCGTTCATTTCGGTCAGCCTGTTCGTCTATTGTTTGGCCCTGCCGTTTTGTGGCCACGACAGCGCGATCGATCGGCGATGCGAATCGTTGACACGTAAATCGGAGACGATTTCGACGGAGTCGGGCGAAGGGGGATCGATCTTTCGAGAAAGCTCCGCCGAGCGGAACGCCAAGCGGCAGCAACCGCTTCGCAGCCGATTGATCGGCCTGCTGGCAGCTCGTCCCGACGATTGGAAACGCTTGCAAAAACTGCTTTCCCACGCCGGATTTTATCGTCACTCGCACCTCGTCCGCTGTATTGCCATGACCTACGCGTTGGCCGCGGCGCCACCGATTGCGCTGTTGGCGATGGCGTTTACCGGAGGCGTTGGATATGGAACGGCACTTGCCGCCGGAGCGTTGTTTGGTTTCGTCGGCTTGCTGATGCCGCAGGCTTGGCTGGGACGCCGCGTTCGCCAACGGCACGTCGCGTTTTGCAAAGGCCTGCCCGATTTCCTCGACCTGACTTCGGTCTGCCTGCGCGGCGGTCTCAGCCTGCACGCAACTCTGCCTCAGGTTCATCGCGAACTGCAGCAGGCTCATCCGGTGATGGGAGATGAGCTGAGTATCGTGCAGAGCGAGATGGCACTGGGATCGTCTCCCGAAGCCGCACTGCAGCAGTTTGCGACCCGCACCGGATACGAACCGCTTCGCACGCTGAGCACCTTTGTGACGCAGTCGCAGAAGATCGGTACCGAGTTGTGCGAATCGATCAAGGTGCTCAGCGAGACGTTGCGCGAACAGCGTGAAATGGATGCCGAGGAGTCGGCACAAAAAGCGGGCGTCAAAGTCCTGCTGCCCACGATGCTCCTGATTCTGCCAGCGACGTTTGTCGTCTTGGCTGGGCCCGCAGCGATTGAGGTGTGCCGTGCGTTTTCCAAATAG
- a CDS encoding type II secretion system F family protein — MTHPQLQIIIFISSTLLILALESLIYELFYRYRQRVAQRFNDDLGLSEARATDQVQLFRNVASVKETVSLRERWQQCLARLLEQSGTQITMPQLVYGSLGLACLMGVIMFVVSRILHWPIVGFVIAGWLAGGLVIPAFVWMRYQSRRGKIYRQLPYTLELINRSVRSGQTMPAAFQMVANEVEAPLGEEFAYCIDQQHMGLSIEVAARSLASRTEIVELQIFAVALTIHARTGGSLADLLDNLSDTVRRRLKLQMKVQALTAEGRLQATTLVLLPIVSLIGLAILNRPYVSTLFETPSLLALAAGAQCLGGVWIYYTTRISY; from the coding sequence ATGACTCATCCCCAACTACAGATCATTATTTTCATCAGCAGCACGCTGTTGATCCTTGCACTCGAGAGTCTCATCTACGAGTTGTTCTATCGCTATCGACAACGTGTCGCCCAGCGGTTCAACGACGATCTTGGGCTCTCCGAAGCGCGTGCCACCGATCAGGTGCAATTGTTTCGCAACGTCGCCAGCGTGAAAGAAACGGTTTCGTTACGCGAACGTTGGCAACAGTGTTTGGCGCGACTGCTGGAACAATCGGGCACCCAAATCACGATGCCTCAACTGGTCTATGGCAGCCTCGGCTTGGCTTGTCTGATGGGCGTGATCATGTTTGTCGTCAGCCGCATCTTGCACTGGCCGATCGTTGGTTTTGTCATCGCAGGCTGGCTTGCCGGCGGTCTTGTGATCCCCGCATTTGTCTGGATGCGATACCAATCGCGGCGCGGCAAAATCTATCGTCAGCTCCCTTACACGCTGGAATTGATCAACCGTTCGGTCCGTTCGGGACAAACGATGCCGGCGGCGTTTCAAATGGTTGCCAACGAAGTCGAAGCGCCGTTGGGTGAAGAGTTCGCCTACTGCATCGATCAACAGCACATGGGGTTGAGCATCGAAGTCGCCGCCCGCAGCCTCGCATCGCGAACCGAAATTGTCGAATTGCAGATCTTCGCTGTCGCCCTCACCATCCATGCTCGCACCGGCGGCAGTTTAGCCGATCTGTTGGACAACCTTTCCGATACGGTGCGGCGTCGTTTAAAGCTGCAGATGAAGGTTCAAGCGTTGACGGCGGAAGGACGTTTGCAGGCGACCACGCTGGTGCTGTTGCCGATCGTTTCGTTGATCGGGTTGGCGATCCTCAATCGTCCCTACGTAAGCACTTTGTTTGAAACGCCATCGTTATTGGCACTGGCTGCGGGGGCTCAATGCCTTGGCGGTGTGTGGATTTATTACACAACGCGGATTTCATATTAG
- a CDS encoding CpaF family protein, whose amino-acid sequence MNQATLSPSNSIERRERLQRVRGEIHDQLVARIDMSALRNIKPELMREQLRLGAQELCRFHSDLLTHAEQEEIVEDLLYEMLGLGPIEVLMNDPTISDILINGPSSVFVERRGMLEETQVRFQSLDHLVNIVQRVASRVGRRIDESSPMVDARLPDGSRLNAVIRPLALEGALVSIRKFATRPMTAADFVKRRVATPEMLGFLAACIAAKLNIVISGGTGSGKTTLLNMLSSHIPKGERIATIEDAAELQLQQSHVARMETRPANLEGRGEVTASDLLKNALRMRPDRIIIGECRGVEAFDMLQAMSTGHAGSMTTIHSNDTRDAINRLEMLVGMAAPELPMWFVHRQIASSINIVIQTHRMAGGTRKITQISEITGTQNDAINMHDLFTFQQTGVGENGQVEGHFEASGIMPKCLPRLRSAGVHIDADMFRQRRMEVDIDQMQEYRIQ is encoded by the coding sequence ATGAATCAAGCGACTCTTTCTCCAAGCAACAGCATCGAACGCCGCGAACGTCTGCAACGCGTGCGTGGTGAGATCCATGATCAATTGGTTGCTCGCATCGATATGTCGGCGCTACGCAACATCAAACCCGAATTGATGCGAGAACAGTTGCGTCTGGGCGCTCAAGAACTGTGTCGCTTCCACTCGGATCTGTTGACCCATGCCGAGCAGGAGGAGATCGTCGAAGACCTGCTCTATGAGATGTTGGGTCTCGGTCCGATCGAGGTCTTGATGAACGATCCGACGATCTCCGACATTCTGATCAACGGACCAAGTTCCGTCTTCGTCGAACGCCGAGGGATGTTGGAAGAGACCCAGGTGCGATTCCAAAGCTTGGATCACTTGGTCAATATCGTACAACGCGTGGCCAGTCGCGTCGGTCGGCGAATCGATGAGTCGAGTCCGATGGTCGACGCTCGCTTGCCCGATGGCAGTCGATTAAATGCCGTCATCCGACCGCTAGCGCTCGAAGGAGCATTGGTCTCGATTCGTAAGTTCGCCACACGGCCTATGACAGCGGCCGACTTCGTCAAACGACGCGTGGCGACGCCGGAGATGTTGGGCTTTCTTGCCGCTTGTATCGCCGCGAAGTTGAACATCGTGATCTCGGGGGGCACCGGCAGTGGAAAGACGACGCTGTTGAACATGTTGTCCAGCCATATCCCGAAAGGCGAGCGGATCGCCACGATCGAAGACGCCGCCGAATTGCAGTTGCAACAATCGCATGTCGCCCGAATGGAGACACGTCCAGCGAACCTGGAGGGTCGCGGCGAAGTCACCGCCAGCGACTTGCTGAAGAATGCCCTGCGGATGCGTCCCGATCGAATCATCATCGGCGAATGCCGTGGCGTGGAGGCGTTTGACATGTTGCAAGCGATGAGCACCGGGCACGCCGGCAGCATGACAACGATCCACTCCAACGACACTCGCGATGCAATCAACCGCTTGGAGATGCTGGTCGGTATGGCTGCGCCCGAACTGCCGATGTGGTTTGTCCACCGACAGATTGCGTCGTCGATCAATATCGTGATCCAGACTCATCGAATGGCAGGTGGAACGCGGAAGATCACGCAGATATCCGAGATCACCGGAACACAAAACGACGCGATCAACATGCACGATCTGTTTACTTTTCAACAGACGGGAGTCGGGGAGAACGGGCAGGTTGAAGGTCACTTCGAGGCCAGTGGAATCATGCCGAAGTGCCTCCCACGGCTCAGGTCGGCTGGCGTCCACATCGATGCCGATATGTTCCGGCAACGCCGAATGGAAGTCGATATTGATCAGATGCAAGAGTATCGAATTCAGTAG
- a CDS encoding AAA family ATPase: MLRTHCVVAFESHSLSDRLEQSLRQVQMTCTRVPTVQYETIVSASKKNASTGFVFLQLSDSTNNLKSLIHRLRSALDTRIVVVGNATTGRQVIEIIRAGADDFVDEKDDLRRELGLLLKRAAPSGMQNQRKSELITVTSSCGGCGASSLAVNIAAQYAHKYGECGLVDLQMHGGDLATLLRLTPRHTISKMLANNHPLAPEMVQQALTKHETGISLLAGADPLSNLPNSSPETIRGIVRSMTTNFQRVVVELEDISHREQLAALSDSDQVVLTFRLHFPALARAHRFFESIERFGVDPDKVRIVASQVGQPDEVPIGQAEKIFGRKIDACITNDVSPMNRAVNLGIPVVLDSPKSQCSRDYMALVQLLDGETPVPANTRWNVGALFKSKFGSSQPAPALS, encoded by the coding sequence ATGTTGCGTACACACTGCGTCGTCGCTTTCGAATCACATTCGTTGTCCGATCGTTTAGAACAGAGCCTCAGACAGGTTCAAATGACCTGCACTCGCGTTCCTACGGTTCAATACGAAACGATCGTCTCGGCCTCGAAGAAGAACGCATCGACGGGGTTTGTCTTTCTGCAACTGTCCGATTCAACAAACAACTTGAAATCGTTGATCCATCGTTTGCGTTCGGCTTTGGATACCCGAATCGTGGTTGTCGGTAACGCTACCACCGGACGCCAAGTGATCGAGATCATCCGCGCCGGCGCCGATGATTTTGTCGATGAGAAAGATGACCTGCGACGCGAACTGGGACTGCTGCTGAAACGCGCAGCGCCGAGCGGTATGCAAAACCAACGCAAGTCGGAATTGATCACCGTCACGTCCAGCTGTGGTGGTTGCGGCGCAAGTTCTTTAGCTGTCAATATCGCTGCCCAATACGCTCACAAATATGGAGAGTGTGGATTGGTCGACCTGCAGATGCACGGAGGTGATTTGGCGACGCTGCTGCGGCTGACTCCTCGGCACACAATCTCAAAAATGTTAGCCAACAATCACCCGTTGGCTCCCGAAATGGTCCAACAAGCGCTCACCAAACATGAAACGGGGATCAGTTTGTTGGCGGGCGCCGATCCACTGTCCAACTTGCCGAACAGCAGCCCCGAGACGATCCGGGGCATCGTCCGTTCGATGACAACAAACTTTCAGCGGGTCGTCGTCGAATTAGAAGATATTTCGCATCGCGAACAACTGGCCGCTCTATCGGACAGCGATCAAGTTGTCCTCACGTTCCGCCTGCATTTTCCTGCCCTGGCTCGCGCCCATCGGTTCTTTGAAAGCATCGAACGATTTGGCGTCGACCCCGATAAAGTTCGGATCGTCGCGTCGCAAGTCGGCCAACCCGACGAAGTTCCGATTGGCCAAGCGGAGAAAATCTTCGGTCGCAAAATTGATGCCTGCATCACTAACGACGTCAGTCCGATGAATCGTGCCGTCAATCTGGGAATCCCCGTGGTGCTCGATTCGCCAAAATCGCAGTGCAGTCGAGACTACATGGCATTGGTTCAGTTGTTGGACGGCGAGACGCCTGTGCCAGCAAACACGCGATGGAACGTCGGTGCCCTCTTCAAATCAAAATTTGGTTCTTCGCAACCAGCACCAGCACTCTCCTAA